From a single Ailuropoda melanoleuca isolate Jingjing chromosome 12, ASM200744v2, whole genome shotgun sequence genomic region:
- the ZNF112 gene encoding zinc finger protein 112: MIKFQEPVMFKDVAVVFSEEELGLLDSTQRKLYRDVMLENFRNLVSVGNQPFKPELIFQLEREEKLLMMEAEAQREGYLGTKSQHNMDRNQEVGLGYISPKELSSQKTWQQGARGLTRCQDSMKNFQGNISQLHKQGDFPCQLGAGVPIHISEDENCILTHIEDVSNCLKSQEFPSWRSQHSWRKMYLTESHNYQCRCQQILMKNNFCKCDSTSWISHHNDNVRVHRKERNYSCHDCGGNMKVSLLNQGLIQTGQKPYPCNEYRRAFSDDSSSEAYQQLHLEGKTCSYSPCRKGCSYSSALHTHQSVHRGDDCAFESSHLQSYQRELTEEKPCKCGYGENFDQCSSLNTCELNHTGAASYRCNIYEKDFSHSLDLNSIFRVCTVEKPHEYEENGNVFNQSSCLQVHQKIHTEEKLYTDVEYEKGFICSSNLNIQHRVCMEEIPYNSKECGNDFGLVSHFQDLQIVHTREQLYKHYACGKSFSQNSYLQSHQKIHIGEKAYKDCGNGFNWSSKLKDRQRVHTGEKPYKCNACGKGFSHRSVLSVHQRVHTGEKPYKCEECDKGFSRSSYLQAHQRVHTGEKPYKCEECGKGFSRNSYLQGHQRVHTGEKPYKCEECGKGFSRSSHLQGHQRVHTGEKPFKCEECGKGFSWSFNLQIHQRVHTGEKPYKCGECGKGFSKASTLLAHQRVHTGEKPYQCDECGKSFSQQSYLQSHQSVHTGERPYICEVCGKGFSQRAYLQGHQRVHTRVKPYKCEMCGKGFSQSSRLEAHRRVHTGGKPYKCEVCTKGFSESSRLQAHQRVHTEGRPYKCEQCGKGFSGFSSLQAHHRVHTGEKPYKCEVCGKGFSQRSNLQAHQRVHTGEKPYKCDACGKGFRWSSGLLIHQRVHSSDKFYKSEEYGKNYPSSENPYRNEVL, from the coding sequence GAACCAAGAGTCAACACAATATGGATAGGAATCAAGAAGTGGGATTAGGCTACATTTCTCCCAAAGAGCTTTCTTCCCAGAAGACCTGGCAACAAGGTGCAAGAGGGTTAACCAGGTGTCAAGATTCCATGAAAAATTTTCAAGGGAATATTTCTCAGTTGCACAAACAAGGTGATTTCCCCTGCCAGCTTGGGGCAGGAGTACCAATTCATATTTCTGAAGATGAGAACTGTATATTGACTCATATAGAGGATGTTTCCAATTGCCTAAAAAGTCAAGAATTTCCATCTTGGAGATCCCAGCATTCTTGGAGGAAAATGTATCTGACCGAGTCACATAATTATCAATGTAGATGTCAGCAAATTTTGATGAAGAATAATTTCTGTAAGTGTGACAGCACCAGTTGGATATCACATCACAATGATAATGTGAGAgtacacagaaaagaaaggaactacAGCTGCCATGACTGTGGAGGGAACATGAAGGTTTCATTACTTAATCAAGGCTTAATTCAAACAGGGCAAAAGCCCTACCCCTGTAATGAGTACAGAAGAGCCTTCAGTGATGACTCCAGCTCAGAGGCTTATCAGCAGTTACACTTAGAAGGGAAGACCTGTTCCTACAGTCCATGTAGAAAGGGCTGTAGTTATAGTTCAGCTCTTCATACTCATCAGAGTGTTCATAGAGGAGATGATTGTGCTTTTGAGAGTTCACATCTGCAATCCTATCAGAGAGAACTTACAGAGGAGAAGCCATGTAAATGTGGATATGGTGAGAACTTCGATCAGTGCTCCTCTCTCAACACTTGTGAACTTAATCACACAGGGGCGGCGTCCTATAGATGCAATATTTATGAGAAAGACTTCAGTCACAGCTTAGACCTTAATAGTATTTTTAGGGTCTGTACTGTGGAGAAACCCCATGAATATGAGGAGAATGGGAATGTCTTTAATCAGAGTTCTTGTCTTCAAGTCCACCAGAAGATCCACACTGAAGAGAAACTATACACAGATGTGGAATATGAGAAGGGTTTTATTTGTAGCTCAAATCTTAACATTCAGCATAGAGTTTGCATGGAAGAGATTCCTTATAATTCCAAGGAATGTGGTAATGACTTCGGTCTGGTCTCACATTTTCAGGACCTTCAGATAGTCCACACTAGGGAACAACTGTATAAACATTATGCATGTGGTAAGAGCTTCAGCCAAAATTCATATCTTCAAAGTCATCAGAAAATTCACATTGGGGAGAAAGCTTACAAGGACTGTGGGAATGGCTTCAATTGGAGTTCAAAACTTAAAGATCGTCAGAgagtccacactggagagaagccataCAAATGCAATGCATGTGGTAAAGGCTTCAGTCATAGATCAGTTCTTAGTGTTCATCAGAGAGTCCACACGggagagaaaccttataaatgtGAGGAGTGTGACAAGGGATTCAGTCGGAGTTCATACCTTCAAGCCCATCAGAGAGtccacactggagaaaaaccaTACAAATGTGAAGAGTGTGGGAAGGGCTTCAGTCGCAATTCATACCTTCAAGGCCAtcagagagttcacactggagagaaaccatacAAGTGTGAGGAGTGTGGGAAGGGCTTCAGTCGAAGTTCACACCTTCAAGGCCATCAGAGAGTCCACACTGGCGAAAAACCATTCAAATGTGAAGAGTGTGGGAAGGGCTTCAGTTGGAGCTTTAATCTTCAAATTCATCAGCGagttcacacaggagagaaaccctataaatgtgGAGAATGTGGTAAGGGCTTCAGTAAGGCTTCAACTCTTCTGGCCCATCAGAGAgtccacacaggagagaagccaTACCAATGTGACGAGTGTGGTAAGAGCTTCAGTCAGCAATCATACCTTCAAAGCCATCAGAGTGTCCACACTGGAGAGAGACCATATATATGTGAGGTATGTGGGAAGGGCTTCAGTCAGAGAGCATATCTTCAAGGCCATCAGAGAGTCCACACTAGAGTGAAACCATACAAATGTGAGATGTGTGGGAAGGGCTTTAGTCAGAGTTCGCGCCTTGAAGCACATCGGAGGGTCCACACAGGAGGGAAACCATACAAATGTGAGGTATGCACAAAGGGCTTCAGTGAGAGTTCACGCCTTCAAGCACATCAGAGGGTTCACACTGAAGGGAGGCCCTATAAATGTGAGCAGTGTGGTAAGGGTTTCAGTGGGTTTTCAAGTCTTCAAGCTCATCACAGAGTCCACACTGGGGAAAAGCCATACAAATGTGAGGTGTGTGGGAAGGGCTTCAGTCAGAGATCAAACCTTCAAGCCCATCAGAGAgtccacacaggagagaaaccatacAAATGTGATGCATGTGGGAAGGGTTTCCGTTGGAGCTCAGGTCTACTTATTCACCAGAGAGTCCACAGTAGTGATAAATTCTATAAAAGTGAAGAGTATGGTAAGAATTATCCTTCATCAGAGAATCCATACAGAAATGAagttctataa